TGACTGAACACACCGATATCCAAGGGATCCCGCTCACTCGCCTATGGCCCGCCGCAGCACTGACACCGCTCCGCCGGTGACCCCCGAAGACAACATCACTGACATCGATGTCTCCTCGGAGATGGAGACGTCGTTCCTCGAGTATGCCTACTCGGTGATCTACTCGCGGGCGCTGCCGGATGCCCGGGACGGCCTGAAGCCTGTGCAGCGACGGATCCTCTACATGATGTCCCAGATGGGGCTGCGCCCGGAGAAGGGGCACGTGAAGTCTGCCCGCACCGTGGGCGAAGTGATGGGCAAACTGCACCCGCACGGCGATGCGGCGATCTACGACGCCTTGGTGCGCATGGCGCAGTCCTGGGCGCTGCGCCTGCCCCTGGTGGACGGGCACGGCAACTTCGGCTCGCTCGACGACGGGCCCGCCGCCTCTCGGTACACCGAGGCGCGCATGGCGCCGGCGGCCCTGGCGATGACCGCGGACCTGGATGAGGACGTCGTCGACTTTGAGCCGAACTATGACAACCAGCTGACCCAGCCCTCCGTGCTGCCCAGCGCCTTCCCCAACCTGCTGGTCAACGGCGCCAGCGGCATCGCAGTGGGCATGGCCACCAATATGGCTCCGCACAATCTGCGTGAGGTGATCGCCGGGGCCAAGCACCTCATCCTGAACCCGGAGGCGGCGCTGGAGGAGATCATGGAGCTCATCCCCGGGCCGGACTTCCCGGGGGGCGGGCGCATCGTGGGCTTGGACGGCGTCAGGGACGCCTACCGGCGCGGGCGCGGATCCTTCAAGATCCGTGCGAAGACACGCATCGAGCAGGTCTCCCCCCGGCGCACCGGGATCGTGGTGGACGAGCTGCCGTACATGGTGGGCCCGGAGACCGTCATTGAGAAGACCAAGGAGGCCGTCCAGGCCAAGAAGCTGGCCGGGGTGTCCGACGTTCTGGACCTCACCGACCGCAAGCACGGACTGCGAATGGTCATCGAGCTGAAGGCCGGATTCAACCCGCAGGCGGTGCTGGCGCAGCTGTACAAGCTGACCCCCCTGGAGAACAGCTTCGGCGTCAACAACGTGGCACTGGTGGACGGGCAGCCGCGCACCATGGGACTGCTGGAGCTGCTGCAGGTGTATGTGGGCCATCGGATCGAGGTGGTGCGCCGCCGCACCGCCTACCGGCTCTCCAAGCGCCGCGGCCGCCTGCACCTGGTGGAGGGCCTGCTGATCGCGATCGTCGACATCGACGAGGTCATTCAGATCATCCGCGCCGCTGAGGACGGCCCCACTGCCAAGCAGCGGCTGATCGCCGTCTTCGACCTCACGGACGCGCAGGCCGAGCACATCCTGGAGCTGCGGCTGCGCCAGCTCACCCGGTACTCCGCCCTGGAGCTGGAGCAGGAGAAGGAGAGGCTCGAGGAGGAGATCGCCCAGCTGGCCGCTCTCCTGGAGTCCGAGCAGCTGCTGCGCAGCACCGTCGCTGATGAGCTGGACAGCATCGCCGAGAGGTACGGGGACGACCGCCGCACCCAGCTGGTGGAGTCCGAGGACGCTGAGCCAGCGGCGCCGATCAGGCCGGACAAGGGCGAGGATCCTGAGGCCGCCCTTCGGATCCCGGACTCTCCGTGCTGGGCGGCGCTGTCCACCTCGGGCATGCTGGCCCGCACCACGGACCGTTCTGCGCTGGCTCACCCCTCCCGGCGCCGTAAGCACGATGCGCTGCGCTCTCTGGTGCCGGTGACCGCCCGCGGGGACGTAGGGGCTGTGACCTCGGCGGGTCGGATGATCCGCCTGCCGGTGATCGACCTGCCCGCGCTGGAGGTGGCGGGCGGCTCCCTGAACCTCAGCCAGGGCGGCAGAGCGAAGGACTATCTCTCCCTGGGACGGGGCGAGCAGCTGATCGGTCTGGTGCCCCTGGACGCCGTGATTGCGCTGGCGACCGGCGCCGGCAGGGTCAAGCGCGTCAACCCGGACTACCCTGCCAATCGGGATGATTGGGGGGTCATCTCCCTGAAGGAGAAGGACGCGGTGGTGGATGCGGCGGCAGCCCCGGACGACGCCGACCAGCTGGTGATGATCTCATCCGCCGGCCAGCTGCTGCGCTGCGCGGCGGAGAATGTGCGGCCTCAGGGACGCACCGGCTCCGGTGTGGCGGGCATGAAGCTTGGTGAGGGGGACGCGGTGATCGGCTTCGGCGTGGTCCCGGCGTCGTTGGCGGACGAGCCCGGCGCTGCGGTCGTCGTCACGGCCGCAGCGGGCGACGGGGCGCTGGAAGGGTTGGAGAGCGGCTCCCTCAAGGTCTCCGAACTGGGCGAGTTCCCGGCGAAGGGCCGCGCCACCGGCGGCGTGCGGGCCCACCGCTTCCTCCGCGGCGAGGATCATCTGAGCCTGGGGGCCGCTGTGCTGGCCGCTCCCCTGGCTGCTGACGGCACAGGATCTGCCCGGACTCTGCCGGCAGAGATGGCGAAGCGCGATGCCTCGGGCGTCCCCTGGGAGCAGAGCATCGCCGCGGTGGCCTCCAGCCCTGAGGCACTGTCTTCCGTGCACTCTGCAACGAATGGGTAACGTTCGACACACTTTTACTACAGAGCGTAGAAGAACGGCCCGAGCAGCAGTATTGTAGTAATGCACTGCTGAAAGGAGCACGATCATGATGGCCAGCCTCGGCGAACTCGAACGTCAGGTGATGACCCTGCTGTGGGACACAGGCTCACAGCTGTCTGCCAACGAGGTGCGTGACGAGCTCGACGACTCCCTCGCCGTCACCACTGTGCTCACTGTGCTCTCCCGCTTGGAGAAGAAGGGACTGGTCCGTCGGGACCGGGGCTCCCGGCCGCACCGCTACGCTGCTGAGGCCTCCCGCGAGGACCACACCGTGGAGATGCTCAACGAGGTCCTCGGCCAGGCCGGCGACCGTGAGGCTGTGCTGGCACGCTTCATCGGCAGCGTCTCCGAGGACGAGGCAGCTGCGCTCCGTCGCATTCTGAGCTGACTTCTCGGCTCTCCGACCGGCTATTCCCACTAAACTGTCCCCTTAGTGGAAATTCTCGCCCTTGCCCTCGGTCTGCTCGCCCTGACACTGGCTGTGCCTGTGCCTATGTGGCTGCACGAGGCGCGGTTCCGGGCGCGCTCCCCGTGGGTATGGATGGTGCTCTGGCAGGCCATCGCGCTGGCCGGGGGACTCTCTATGGTGGGCGCCCCCATCATCTACGGCCTCTCGCCCTTCGGAGTCTCATTCCCTGAAGCCGTGCGCACCGCCGTGGGGCTGACCACCGCGGAGGACTATTCCGCCCTGGCGACGCTGAACGTGCATCCGTGGCATCTGTTCTCTCTCTGCCTGGGGCTGGTGCTGGGCGCGCATCTTGTGCTGACCCTGGCGAGAACGTTCTATCGAGTGAGGCGTGCCCGGAGCCGCCACCGCCAGATGGTGCGGCTGCTGTCCACTCCCCTTCGCACCGGAGAACGGGCTGAGGCTGACGATGCCCCGGCGTTCGAGGCCCAGGTGATTGAGCATGATGCTCCCCTGGCCTATTGCTTGCCAGGGCGGACCAACGCGGGGTCGGTGACGGTGCTGTCCCGGGGCCTGCTGGATCAGCTCACGAAGGATGAGCTGGCCGCTGTCGTCGCACATGAGCAGACGCACCTGCGGCAGCGGCATCATCTGCTGACGATGGCGTTTGAGGCCTGGTACCGGGCTCTCCCCTGGCTCCCCACGACCCGGTACGGGCGTGAGGCGGTCCTCGAGCTCACGGAGATGCTCGCTGACGACGGCGCGCTGACTGAGCACAGCAATGAGCGGCTGCTGCGCTCGATCGCGACGACCAGCACCGGCGAAGGCGGAGCCAGGACGGAGCTGGAGCCGGGCGCCTCAGGCCTGATCACCGGCGTGCGCCTGCAGCGGCTCCTGACTCAGCCTGAAACCCTGGGCAGAGCGCCCACCGCGGGGATTCTCGCCGTCAGCCTGCTGCTGCTCACAGCGCCGACGGCCCTGATCCTGTTCGGATGACACCGCCCCGGGGCTCGACACTACTCGTCGGGGACGCTTCCGTTCTTGCGTTCGTAGCGCCAGGCGAATAGCCCGATGACGGCCCAGATCAGAGCGAAGAGAGCCAGGAAGATCGGGGCGAAGGTCAGCCCCAGGTCCAGTGCAAGGTTCAGGACCACCATCGCGGCAGCCCCCAGTCCGAAGACAGCGGCGAGGGTGAGGAGGCGCCGGACCTGGTTTTCCTGGGGCGGGGGCTGCTGCATCATGCCTGATCCTCAGGCGCTGCTGACGAGGAAATCGTCGGCGCCGCCCACCAGCTCGGTGTGCGCCTGCTGCAGGCCGTCCTTGTTGACGATGGATGCGATCTCCGCGGCGAACTCCTCCACGGTGCAGAGTTTGCCGGCGGCTGCGCGGCGAGCCTCGATAGCCCCGGGCTGCGCCC
The sequence above is drawn from the Nesterenkonia populi genome and encodes:
- a CDS encoding DNA gyrase/topoisomerase IV subunit A, coding for MARRSTDTAPPVTPEDNITDIDVSSEMETSFLEYAYSVIYSRALPDARDGLKPVQRRILYMMSQMGLRPEKGHVKSARTVGEVMGKLHPHGDAAIYDALVRMAQSWALRLPLVDGHGNFGSLDDGPAASRYTEARMAPAALAMTADLDEDVVDFEPNYDNQLTQPSVLPSAFPNLLVNGASGIAVGMATNMAPHNLREVIAGAKHLILNPEAALEEIMELIPGPDFPGGGRIVGLDGVRDAYRRGRGSFKIRAKTRIEQVSPRRTGIVVDELPYMVGPETVIEKTKEAVQAKKLAGVSDVLDLTDRKHGLRMVIELKAGFNPQAVLAQLYKLTPLENSFGVNNVALVDGQPRTMGLLELLQVYVGHRIEVVRRRTAYRLSKRRGRLHLVEGLLIAIVDIDEVIQIIRAAEDGPTAKQRLIAVFDLTDAQAEHILELRLRQLTRYSALELEQEKERLEEEIAQLAALLESEQLLRSTVADELDSIAERYGDDRRTQLVESEDAEPAAPIRPDKGEDPEAALRIPDSPCWAALSTSGMLARTTDRSALAHPSRRRKHDALRSLVPVTARGDVGAVTSAGRMIRLPVIDLPALEVAGGSLNLSQGGRAKDYLSLGRGEQLIGLVPLDAVIALATGAGRVKRVNPDYPANRDDWGVISLKEKDAVVDAAAAPDDADQLVMISSAGQLLRCAAENVRPQGRTGSGVAGMKLGEGDAVIGFGVVPASLADEPGAAVVVTAAAGDGALEGLESGSLKVSELGEFPAKGRATGGVRAHRFLRGEDHLSLGAAVLAAPLAADGTGSARTLPAEMAKRDASGVPWEQSIAAVASSPEALSSVHSATNG
- a CDS encoding M56 family metallopeptidase, which codes for MEILALALGLLALTLAVPVPMWLHEARFRARSPWVWMVLWQAIALAGGLSMVGAPIIYGLSPFGVSFPEAVRTAVGLTTAEDYSALATLNVHPWHLFSLCLGLVLGAHLVLTLARTFYRVRRARSRHRQMVRLLSTPLRTGERAEADDAPAFEAQVIEHDAPLAYCLPGRTNAGSVTVLSRGLLDQLTKDELAAVVAHEQTHLRQRHHLLTMAFEAWYRALPWLPTTRYGREAVLELTEMLADDGALTEHSNERLLRSIATTSTGEGGARTELEPGASGLITGVRLQRLLTQPETLGRAPTAGILAVSLLLLTAPTALILFG
- a CDS encoding BlaI/MecI/CopY family transcriptional regulator, with the protein product MASLGELERQVMTLLWDTGSQLSANEVRDELDDSLAVTTVLTVLSRLEKKGLVRRDRGSRPHRYAAEASREDHTVEMLNEVLGQAGDREAVLARFIGSVSEDEAAALRRILS